The sequence ACAAATCGAATACATGAAACTCAATCAAAGAAGCAATCAACTTGCAAGCTTAAAAGCATCGATAAAGAGACCATAAGTAAAACCCATCTTAAAGTTATTGAGCAGGGCGATCGGGAATGTAACTTTTGGCCTACTGTAATAAAACCTTGTGACATACTCGGTAAGAAGCACACAAACAACAGCAGCTATAACATCGTTCACAGCTAAAGCTCCAAATGACAATGATATCGTTTGTGCAACATAAAACCCACCAAGAAGAGATATACCTCCGAAAAGAGTTCTACGAGATGGACTTTTGAAGTAGTTTCTTGAAATATCGGGCACGAGTCGAATGATATCTATTAGCCTCCTACGTCCGCCATCAGTGTCTTGTACAGCTTTGATTTTAGAAAACTTTAGTGATGATGGCCGCGTAGAGATACTATAAAATTTTGTTGTAGGATTAGAGTTGAATCTGATAAGATCTATGGAGGTAAGACTTGTACAAATCGCCATTTAAGCTCGAAAACAAGGTtcctgaaagaaaaaaaaaaaaaaaaaaaccagatCGAAATTGAAAATAACGTAATGTCAAGATTGAAAAATGCATCAAACATAATGCAGTTTCCAAACTTATTagatttctaatttgattttttttacaaatagcAATGGCAGCCTACATTCATATTCATAACATGAACAAACGAAACCCTAACAATAATCAAAATTCAGATTACAACAAACTTTTTATACAAAAATCTAGAATATACACAATGGTAACATTAAGAAGTTCAATTTCAGGGGGAAatagtttttattttatattatctGTAATTAAATGATTAAGTAATAATAGTAACAGTATCCACAACAATAATCGTAGCTAAATTGCTATTCTAAATTGCTAAATTGCATAATAAATTACAGAGGCACgaacaatttaacatttcattttATCAGAAATAAGGTATAAGGTATACATGATTAATTAGGTTTTTCGTATGCACAAAATGAAGAAACCCTAAAAAATAAAGCGAAGATCAGTAAAATGCAATACATAACATTGTAAAGAATATAATTATATAGACGTACGTATAGTAACACTATTTAATGTCATGATACCTTGATTAATAGGGCGAAATTTGAACACTTTCGAAAAAGTTCAATGGTGAAGAAGAAGAAAGCTTCTTATGTTAATCTGTTTTGAGGTTTTAGGCGAACCACCCGTTCTTATGACCCGTTTCAGCTTTTCAATTCGGGTACATTCTGTTCAGGCCAATTTATACAATTTGGGCCTTGAGTGAGAATTTGAATCCCATAAAAGATACAATTTGGTCCTTGAGTGAGAATTTgaaacttattaaaatcataagctcaagctcccataagctcttgTGCCAAACACACCCCAGGTCCTGCTCATAAGCTtcagctccagctataagctccagctccagctactttcgccCAAACACACCTTAATAGGGAACTTAATACGAACTAATTCACAGATAAAAAAAGATATAAtttaatttttgtctacttttcagttttacccatTAATTTTTACCTAAATTTTTTATGAAAGTAACCAACTTTCTGATCTATTTATGAAagcggactattaatttgggacaactCAAAAAGGAAAGACGGACTACTAAGATGTGACGAAGGGAGTAATAAATAAGGattatgatgatgtcataaataagctTTCCTCAAGcatgaaaaaattaaaaaaaaaaaaaaaaaaaaaaaatctaagctacCTATGAGGATGCCTAGAGATGGCGGCCGCAAGCGATAGGCACAAAACTTATATAACTGCGACCCGTCAATCGAATTTATTTTTTGCTCGTTAGGACATGTTACCCGCCCGTGGATAAAAAGATTCTGCCCATGCCCGTAACCCTCGAGTAATAAAAATATACAActtatttgttaaaaaaaaaagttaacaagccaaatattttattaattataaaccatatatatatatatatatatatatatatatatatatatatatatatatatatatatatatatatatatatatatatatatatatatatatatatatatatatatatatatatatatatatttatacacgtaaaaATTAAATGTATTACTCATATgtagtattatatatttaattattatttcattctaagtaaattcacttttaagtttaataatagaaataattgtgccgttggtccttccattttaccccaaaaagctaacagcgttcctcaatttttattttttttggctttcagcgtccctctattatcaccttttttgattacgcgtccctctgtcaactttctgttaaaaaagtccgttaagtcatgccatgtgccttgcatgtgagggtaaattcgtctttttactcttttcttcactaAAATCGAGAGACCAATGGCGCAATTATGATTTATAtacttttaattgataaatttataaaaataaaaataaaaataaaaatctataaaattataacaaaatcatcatcaaaCCTTATTCTTCACCAAACCTAACACTTATAACAAAAAATACAATAAAACTACAAATTCCCAAAATCATAAACACTTATATCTAAACCAAATTCATCCCAAATTAATGTATGCAAAAAtcgatatcattatcattatcatcatcgtaaTCTACTCACATAGATTCAATCAAAAGAAATAAAATGATCAGAATCATGATTTGAAACATGAATTCAAttaaaagatataaaataattaaattactcCGTACACCTGCTTTGATCTTAAACAAATAAATCAATGAAACATGTCATGATTTATACTAATTGTTAAACACATGACATGCCATGGTAATATCCAATTAATTGATCGATGAATACAAAACAGCAGCAAACATATACAAAATGAAAggaccgttcatatcgattataaacgattcatattagttgattacattgcgaggttctgacctctatatgatacattttacaaatattgcattcttttaaaagacaaactttcatctcaacgaaagtttacaaatatgcatactcatgaTATTATCACATttcccaaatataattgactaatctGTCATTCATCTATCAATAATCTTTTTGAATtcaaatgatttgaatgcaacgtcttttgaaatatgtcatgaatgactccaagtaatatctttaaaatgagcaaatgcacagtaggagatttctttcatacctgagaataaacatgctttaaagtgtcaaccaaaaggttggtgagttcattagtttatcataatcggccatttccataattttaatagaccacaagatttcaatatttAACTGCACACATTCATCTCTGTAGCGACCcgataaaatcgtcattgacggcgccgtctacttagatcccgttacgtggtcataagtctttaaaataacgtttgaccaaaaatatgtcgcattcatttcaaatgtaaagattgtttcaagtttacaagaatagttcaaccacaagttatgttacaatgttataagtacaaatgaaacatatgcgacacagtttaaaataaagtcaaaagacgctccacgtatgcatatatactcgacatccaatgcaagtatcaaaataatgagcggaagcatgtatcacatatcgttcaaagacctgagaaaaacatagaagtctgtcaacgaaaatgttggtgaaatcataggtttaagtaagtaagtgagtaagtaaaacgaaccacaagatttataacatttcaataatagtaaaccattccaaaaattgttatcacgagcacccaattatcaaggcttaactttcctcccatagaaccccatcacaatagtgttagaacatacactgtttctcgaaaatatatttcatccgaagtaacggtagcgaaccgtccgaatgagggtttgtcaaacccatatgaccatacaacataagttctcgcttacacccggcaagtgtaactaatgataatcgaattgaggatttttttctaactcgtatgtagaatgtttgttttcatacttgtgttcactttgtaaaatgaaacgtttatgttttctcatcccaaatgtaagtttaaaagagtaaaggtgggactatgatctcaccttgagtgcacgagtaaataaagtacttcacaaagtaacgtgtgcaagaacgagtgctagtattgacctaaacaagtaggttgtatcaataacggtaaacacggttggtcaaagatgttcaattagtcatatggctcgtttcgACTCGATTACATAAAACATGTgtatcaaattatcaagtttcatgcaagatataagtataaaagcatgttagaacgattgcgtaaacatttggttaagtttaactaaaaagtcaactttggtcaagtcaaagttaacgaaaaagtcaacacgttcgggtcgggtctcgaactatttttctgaggtttttaatcatatataagcatgttagaacaagttacatgtgaatcggaggtgcgtagcatagcaaacatttttcgtaaaagtgtaagtttgatcagaatccaaacatgcctaatgtcgcgccgcgaccaagtatggccgcgccgcgacactcaacgtgagctcgtacctgggctggtgcaagtgttcaagtctcgagccaaaactcattttaacacaataaatgaaccgtaaacacttaaaacgcataccatacatcgttagaaaggtaatttaacgaggaatacaactaaacacttttcatcacacaaaaatatcatttacaataaccgaattctcgtcaagtgatcattaaaggttcgttatcaaggtttcaagttcgtaaaacgtattttatgattcgggaatccaatttacacatacgatatgccgtttcgaa comes from Rutidosis leptorrhynchoides isolate AG116_Rl617_1_P2 chromosome 4, CSIRO_AGI_Rlap_v1, whole genome shotgun sequence and encodes:
- the LOC139844818 gene encoding uncharacterized protein ycf20, with the translated sequence MAICTSLTSIDLIRFNSNPTTKFYSISTRPSSLKFSKIKAVQDTDGGRRRLIDIIRLVPDISRNYFKSPSRRTLFGGISLLGGFYVAQTISLSFGALAVNDVIAAVVCVLLTEYVTRFYYSRPKVTFPIALLNNFKMGFTYGLFIDAFKLAS